TGGAGCAACAAAAATTTTATGATGTTATTTAGTGGTCAAATCGTTTCATTTATTGGAATTGCATTATTTACAACTTCGTTACCTTATTTAGTAATATACTTAGATGGTCAACAAGTGACATCAGTGGTACTCAAAGTATGTTTATTATACCTCAGCTACTCATTCTGCTTTTTGGGGGAATATTAGTAGATCTACTTCCTAAGAAATCTCTGATTTTAATTATTAATATTATGTGAGGAGCTGCGCTTATACTCATTACTTACCTAATCTGGAGTGACAATATCTTGATTTGGCATATTTATATGCTTACTTTTTTTAGGAGTGTTAAACACTTTATATCGTCCAACACTAAAAGCCATATTGCCTAATATTGTAAATAAAAAGTATCTAATTAAAGCCAATTCCTACAGATCAATGGCACAACAAATTATGGAAATGGTAGGTCCGATCTTAGCAGCTTATTTAGTTGCAACTTTCGGCATATTTATCACATTTGAAATAAATGGTTTATCATTTTTACTTGCTGCCTTTGCATTTGCGTTTATCTTTATAGACAAAAATAGATACCAAAAAAACATGGTTCAACAATTTAAAGAGGGATTCCAAGTTTTATTTAATCATATATGGTTAGGGTTAAGTATCTTAATTGGATCTATTGTTAATATAGGTATTGCTTCATTTGACGTGATCATCCTCCCAATTTATGCAAACGAATATTTTAAAGGAATTGAAAGTTTTGGTTGGCTGTTGAGTAGTATGGCTTTAGGGGCTTTTTTAGGGGCATGGATAATCAGTAGACAATCACAAGTTTCTAAGAGCTTTAAAAAATATTATATATTTATGTTTAGTGTTGGACGGTTAGTATTGTGTTTATCATTTTCTAATCTTTTTCTTATATCCTTAATCATCATGTTCTGCATAGGATTTTCCATCACATCATTTGTCATCATATGGGATAGCACCGTTCAGGAATTGATTGAAGAAGAATTTCTAGGTCGTGTTACAAGTCTACAAATATTTGGTGGTCTTTTATTTCTACCATTAGGTTATTATATCTTTGGATTGTTAATCGATCATATTAATATTCAGATCGCGATTGCTTTAAATGGTATTATCATAATGTTATCGCCCACCGTAGGAGTGTTGAATAATAGGTTTAACCGAACGCCAGCTCAAAATATTATTGACTTTAAATATTGTAGAAAAGCCATCATCAGCTTATAGAAAGCTGATGATGGCTTTTTTATTACTCAGCAACATATGGCAATAATGCCATTGTACGAGCACGTTTAATTGCTTTAGTTAGTTTACGTTGATATTTTGCAGAGGTTCCAGTTACACGACGAGGAAGAATTTTTCCACGCTCAGAAATGAAACGTCTTAGCAAATCAACATCTTTATAGTCAATGTGTGTAATTCCGTTCGCTGTAAAATAACACACCTTACGACGCTTTGCACGACCGCGACGAGCTGCCATCATATGACCTCCTTTAATTAAAATGGTAAATCATCATCTGATATTTCAATAGGCTCTCCATTATTTTGGAATGGATTGTCCTGGTTATTTTGGTTTTGTTCATATGGATTAGATTGTGGTTCGAATTGGCTTTGGTTTCTATTTGGTTGAAATCCTGATGCACCTTGCCCCCCGCCTTGAGAAGAACCTTTTGTTTCCAAAAATTGAACACTTTCTGCCACCACTTCCGTGACAAATACGGTTTTTCCGTCTTGACCTTCAAATCGGCGTGTTTGCACACGTCCGTCCACACCAACCATACTGCCTTTATTCATATAATTCGCAAGGTTCTCCGCTGCTCTACGCCAAACGACACAGTTAATAAAATCCGCTTCTCGGTTTCCCTGCTGATTAGAAAATGGACGGTTAACCGCAAGCGTAAAATTAGCTACGGCTACTCCACTTGGGGTATAACGTAAATCAGGATCCTTCGTTAACCTGCCGACAAGTACGACACGATTTAACATCCGAACCACTCCTTATTATTGATCATCTTCTCGAACGATAATATGACGAATAATATCATCGGAAAACTTCGCAAGACGGTCAAACTCATTGATAGCCTGATCATCACTCTTGAAGTTAATGATTACATAATATCCATCACGATAGTCATTGATTTCATAAGCAAGACGCTTCTTACCTTTTTCATCAACTTTTTCAATTTCCGCACCATTGTCAGTAAGAATTCCATTGAAACGCTCAATTAAAGCTGTTTGCGCTTCTTCTTCCATGTCTGGGCGGATGATGTACATGATTTCGTATTTTCTCATCCGTAGCACCTCCTTTTGGACTTAGCGGCCCTCGACTATTCGACGAAAATATTCTGTCGTCATGAGAGCAAGGAGTAATTCTATAATTTAATTACTCACGATAGTGTATTATACCAAATCATTTAACAAATGACAAGTCTTTCGAGAGATCCTATTTACGTATACATTAAACATTAAAGCGGAAATGAATCACATCGCCATCCTGTACGATATACTCTTTTCCTTCTAATCGTACTTTTCCATTTTCTCTCGCCTTCACCATGGATCCAGCTGCTACTAAATCGTCATAGGAAACCGTTTCTGCACGAATAAATCCACGCTCAAAATCCGTATGAATAATCCCTGCTGCTTGTGGTGCTTTAATTCCCTTACGAAATGTCCAAGCACGAACTTCTTGTTCCCCTGCTGTAAAGTACGTAGCCAAACCTAATAAATAATAAGAAGCTTTAATCAGCTTGTCCAATCCAGACTCTGTAATCCCTAAATCGTCCAAAAACATCGTCTTTTCTTCTGGATCTAATTCAGAGATCTCTTCTTCTATTTTCGCACAGACTACAATTACTTCTGCATTTTC
This genomic interval from Virgibacillus pantothenticus contains the following:
- a CDS encoding MFS transporter — translated: MCLLFLGVLNTLYRPTLKAILPNIVNKKYLIKANSYRSMAQQIMEMVGPILAAYLVATFGIFITFEINGLSFLLAAFAFAFIFIDKNRYQKNMVQQFKEGFQVLFNHIWLGLSILIGSIVNIGIASFDVIILPIYANEYFKGIESFGWLLSSMALGAFLGAWIISRQSQVSKSFKKYYIFMFSVGRLVLCLSFSNLFLISLIIMFCIGFSITSFVIIWDSTVQELIEEEFLGRVTSLQIFGGLLFLPLGYYIFGLLIDHINIQIAIALNGIIIMLSPTVGVLNNRFNRTPAQNIIDFKYCRKAIISL
- the ssb gene encoding single-stranded DNA-binding protein: MLNRVVLVGRLTKDPDLRYTPSGVAVANFTLAVNRPFSNQQGNREADFINCVVWRRAAENLANYMNKGSMVGVDGRVQTRRFEGQDGKTVFVTEVVAESVQFLETKGSSQGGGQGASGFQPNRNQSQFEPQSNPYEQNQNNQDNPFQNNGEPIEISDDDLPF
- the rpsF gene encoding 30S ribosomal protein S6 yields the protein MRKYEIMYIIRPDMEEEAQTALIERFNGILTDNGAEIEKVDEKGKKRLAYEINDYRDGYYVIINFKSDDQAINEFDRLAKFSDDIIRHIIVREDDQ
- the rpsR gene encoding 30S ribosomal protein S18, which translates into the protein MAARRGRAKRRKVCYFTANGITHIDYKDVDLLRRFISERGKILPRRVTGTSAKYQRKLTKAIKRARTMALLPYVAE